A window from Parambassis ranga chromosome 13, fParRan2.1, whole genome shotgun sequence encodes these proteins:
- the LOC114444767 gene encoding stress-associated endoplasmic reticulum protein 1 yields the protein MVAKQRIRMANEKHSKNITQRGNVAKSTRNLTDDKGVGPWLLALFIFVVCGSAIFQIIQSIRMGM from the exons ATGGTGGCCAAACAGAGGATCCGCATGGCGAAcgagaaacacagcaaaaacatcACGCAGCGTGGGAACGTGGCCAAGTCGACG AGGAACCTGACTGATGATAAAGGCGTGGGGCCGTGGCTGCTGGCGCTCTTCATCTTCGTTGTCTGTGGATCAG ccatTTTTCAGATCATCCAGAGCATCAGAATGGGCATGTAG